DNA from Candidatus Sulfotelmatobacter sp.:
GTTCGGTGCTGCAGTTGGGGTTGCGCGCCATCGCCAGCGCTTCCTGGGCGGCGGCCGGGGGCTGGCGGATCACGGTCTCGTCGGCGGCCAGCAGCGACTTCATGATGGCCGGAGCGTCACTCGCGCGCGTTTCGGGCGAGGCGTGCTCGAGCAGCGCATGGACGCGTCCGGCGAGCATCCGGTGGAGCGCCTTGGCCGCGAGCTCTTCGCGGGGCGAAAGCGACGGCATTTCGGATGATCCGGCCACGACTCCTCCCTGGTCAGCCCTCAACGCAGAGTTGTCGGAAGGAAGCCTCGCGGACTTGAGGCGCACGCGGCGGAAGGCCGGCTAGGGATTGACTTTGTACATCTCCCGCCATGGGCCGATGTGCGGGTGGAGCTGCGCTCGCATCAATTCCGCGATCTGGCGAGTGTGACCGAGATCGTGCAGCGGCCACTCGTGCAGGAGATCCGAAAGCTTGAAGGGACCGAGGCCGCCATGAACCGCCGGGCGGTCGAGGTCTTCGGCGAGAACCCCACGCAGCACCTCGAGACTGAGCGCGCGCTCGCGGCGAAAATCCGCGAGCCAGTCCGCCAGCGAGCGCAGGAGATAGCGACCGCCCGCGGCGAGCTGCTCGGGATCCACCGCCGGCACCGTCGGCCGATCCTGAGCGAGAATCATCTCCACCCGCCCGCGGAATCCGCGCGGTTCGATGTCGGCGAGATGCCCGACCACTTCCTGAACGCACCAGCGATCCGGCGATGGTTTCCAGCTCACCGATGCGTCGTCCAGGTCGGAGACCAGCGCCGCGACGATGTCCGGCGTTCGCTCGAGCAAC
Protein-coding regions in this window:
- a CDS encoding DinB family protein, encoding MSAMSGAPPIVSTVVPRLALLERTPDIVAALVSDLDDASVSWKPSPDRWCVQEVVGHLADIEPRGFRGRVEMILAQDRPTVPAVDPEQLAAGGRYLLRSLADWLADFRRERALSLEVLRGVLAEDLDRPAVHGGLGPFKLSDLLHEWPLHDLGHTRQIAELMRAQLHPHIGPWREMYKVNP